Proteins co-encoded in one Meiothermus sp. genomic window:
- a CDS encoding metallophosphoesterase encodes MRVFAIADIHLSKAFPKPMSIFGPEWSGHPEAVFEEWRKVVGEDDLVIVAGDISWAMKLPEAMLDLADLAQLPGIKVLLRGNHDYWWPSISRLRQVLPPRMHALQHDSLIIGNLAIAGSRGWDTPGSYNFTPEDEKIYKREVERLALSLKTIRGHEYEYLVLAMHYPPYGPTGGPTGFTELIEQYRPTCVVYGHLHGADPEKLPKHWKGIPLHFVSADVVRFRPQLILETPHQTHTYQPTS; translated from the coding sequence ATGCGCGTCTTTGCCATCGCCGATATTCATCTGTCCAAAGCCTTCCCCAAGCCGATGAGCATCTTCGGGCCGGAATGGAGCGGGCATCCTGAGGCTGTTTTCGAAGAGTGGCGCAAGGTTGTCGGCGAGGATGACCTGGTTATTGTAGCCGGGGACATCTCCTGGGCCATGAAGCTCCCCGAAGCCATGCTCGACCTGGCCGATCTAGCCCAGCTTCCAGGCATCAAAGTGCTGTTGCGGGGTAATCACGATTACTGGTGGCCCTCCATTAGCCGCTTGCGGCAGGTGTTACCCCCGCGCATGCATGCCCTGCAGCACGACTCGCTGATCATCGGGAATTTAGCTATTGCCGGAAGCCGCGGCTGGGATACCCCCGGAAGCTACAACTTCACCCCAGAAGACGAAAAAATCTACAAGCGTGAGGTAGAGCGCCTGGCCCTCTCGCTTAAAACCATCCGGGGCCACGAGTACGAGTATCTGGTTCTGGCTATGCACTATCCCCCCTATGGCCCCACTGGCGGCCCCACTGGCTTTACCGAGTTGATTGAGCAGTATCGGCCTACTTGCGTGGTGTATGGACACCTGCATGGCGCTGACCCCGAAAAGCTGCCCAAGCACTGGAAAGGCATCCCGCTACACTTTGTTTCTGCCGATGTGGTACGGTTCAGGCCCCAGCTCATCCTGGAGACCCCACATCAAACCCACACCTACCAGCCCACGTCCTGA